A single Bacillus sp. OxB-1 DNA region contains:
- a CDS encoding M23 family metallopeptidase: MFSKEVRKGNRIAKAFPKFILTAVLLAGIGLNVGFANEPEKDNLATVYHVYTNDEYIGKISDKEKIEQLKEQKLEEAAAQYEDLQLKVADLSVIPEKVFETSTADETVLDSLQKKMSVEAEAVGVLVDGETALYVKDMDAYRNVVRELKLQTVTEKELNAFEKRQASNEPLPPLKENETRVADIMMSSDIQADEGQAAPEDVLNVKKAVQLLNKGTLENKKYVVQPGDVLGKIAAAHDMTTKQLLELNPDYKADTVLQLGDELNVTKFEPFVEVEAHFESKRKEPIPFKTIKEQDKTLLKGEKKVTQKGVDGEKVVTELIRKQNGEVVGRSIQEETVTAEPTDKVLVVGTKVIASRGTGSFAWPAVGGYISSHMGSRWGRMHLGIDIARPSNRTIKAADNGVVTAAGPSGAYGNRIIVSHENGYETLYAHLSSIDVSVGQTVAQGAKIGVMGSTGRSTGVHLHFEVLKNGENINPMSVLK; encoded by the coding sequence ATGTTTTCCAAGGAAGTCCGAAAAGGAAATAGGATAGCAAAGGCATTTCCGAAATTCATACTTACCGCAGTATTGTTAGCGGGAATCGGATTGAACGTAGGGTTTGCCAACGAACCCGAGAAAGACAACCTGGCAACAGTCTATCATGTCTATACCAATGATGAATACATAGGCAAGATTTCAGATAAAGAGAAGATTGAACAATTGAAAGAACAGAAACTAGAAGAAGCTGCTGCACAATATGAAGACTTGCAGTTGAAAGTAGCGGATCTATCGGTCATCCCGGAAAAAGTATTCGAAACTAGTACCGCCGACGAGACGGTCTTGGATTCGTTACAGAAAAAAATGTCTGTGGAGGCGGAAGCGGTTGGCGTTCTTGTGGACGGAGAAACAGCTCTCTATGTAAAAGACATGGATGCTTACCGAAATGTAGTCCGTGAACTGAAATTGCAAACCGTCACGGAAAAGGAACTTAACGCATTCGAGAAGCGCCAAGCGTCCAATGAACCTTTACCCCCTTTGAAAGAGAATGAAACACGCGTTGCGGATATTATGATGAGCAGCGACATCCAGGCGGACGAAGGACAAGCCGCACCGGAAGATGTGTTGAATGTGAAAAAGGCCGTTCAGCTATTGAACAAAGGGACGTTGGAAAATAAGAAATATGTCGTTCAACCAGGCGATGTTCTAGGAAAAATAGCGGCAGCCCATGACATGACGACCAAACAGCTATTGGAGTTGAATCCGGACTACAAGGCGGATACCGTTCTGCAGCTGGGTGATGAGTTGAATGTCACGAAGTTTGAGCCGTTCGTTGAAGTGGAAGCTCATTTCGAATCAAAACGGAAAGAGCCGATCCCCTTCAAAACAATAAAAGAGCAGGACAAAACCCTATTAAAAGGGGAAAAGAAAGTAACGCAAAAAGGCGTTGACGGAGAGAAAGTCGTCACCGAATTGATTCGCAAGCAAAACGGTGAAGTGGTTGGGCGCTCCATTCAAGAAGAAACAGTCACTGCAGAACCGACGGATAAAGTGCTGGTCGTCGGCACGAAAGTGATCGCATCGCGAGGGACAGGCTCGTTTGCATGGCCGGCAGTCGGTGGCTATATCTCAAGCCATATGGGATCACGCTGGGGTCGGATGCACCTCGGAATCGATATCGCCCGCCCTTCCAACCGGACGATCAAAGCTGCCGATAATGGTGTTGTCACTGCCGCGGGTCCAAGCGGCGCATACGGTAACCGTATCATCGTCAGCCATGAAAATGGCTATGAAACGTTATATGCACATTTATCTTCCATTGATGTCAGTGTCGGACAAACCGTGGCACAAGGCGCGAAAATCGGTGTCATGGGTTCCACGGGCCGATCCACCGGTGTCCATCTCCATTTCGAAGTATTGAAAAACGGAGAAAACATCAATCCGATGAGTGTTTTGAAATAG
- the rpsR gene encoding 30S ribosomal protein S18 encodes MAPRRGGKRRRKVCYFTSNNITHIDYKDTDLLKKFISERGKILPRRVTGTSAKYQRKLTTAIKRARIMALLPFVAEDK; translated from the coding sequence ATGGCACCACGTCGTGGAGGCAAAAGACGCCGTAAAGTTTGTTATTTTACATCTAACAACATTACACACATTGATTATAAAGATACTGACCTACTCAAGAAATTCATTTCTGAGCGTGGAAAAATCTTACCTCGCCGTGTGACAGGAACAAGCGCGAAGTACCAACGTAAGTTGACAACTGCTATCAAACGCGCACGTATCATGGCACTTCTTCCTTTCGTAGCGGAAGATAAATAA
- a CDS encoding DHH family phosphoesterase, with protein sequence MTSFFRIRAIRYPLLALSLLGILAAVLLFLSNFWFGLVYTILFAVFIGAAWKAEERTYLETEKHIETLSYRMKKVGEEALLEMPIGIILLNENQVIEWANPFAARMFNMETLIGEELLSLSGQFESLVKSETSEHSLLTVGDRSYNTFYKVEEKLIYLFDVTEQVEMESLYDADRTVIGILLVDNYDEVAQTMDDQTRSQLNSLVTSLVNDWATKNGIFVKRIASDRFLAVFNEGTLVVLEKSKFSLLDEIRETTAKQSTSLTLSIGVGTGSDSLIELGELAQSSLDLVLGRGGDQVAIKRSDGKLKFYGGKTNPVEKRTRVRARVISHALRDLIQGSDKVFVMGHRMPDMDAIGASIGVRKMARMNNIEGYIVINFNELDGSVTRLMDEIEGDPELFRQFISPDEALGMMTSKSLVIVVDTHKPSMVIEERIVDKAEKMVVIDHHRRGEEFIKNTMLVYMEPYASSTAELVTELIEYQPKHEKLTMLESTALLAGIIVDTKSFTLRTGSRTFDAASYLRTNGADTILVQRLLKEDIDTYVKRSKLIETVDLDDDGIAIATGSDGVAYGSVLIAQTADILLTMQGVTASFVIAPRADGKIGISARSLGEFNVQLVMEELGGGGHLTNAACQLEVDSVEEAEEMLRTVIQNHTERGN encoded by the coding sequence ATGACGTCTTTTTTTAGAATAAGAGCAATCCGCTATCCATTACTAGCCCTTTCTCTTCTCGGTATCCTGGCGGCTGTGTTGCTGTTTCTATCCAACTTTTGGTTCGGTCTTGTGTACACCATCCTGTTCGCCGTTTTCATCGGGGCGGCATGGAAAGCGGAAGAACGCACCTATCTCGAAACGGAAAAACATATCGAAACCCTGTCGTATCGTATGAAAAAAGTCGGCGAAGAAGCACTGCTGGAAATGCCGATTGGAATCATTTTATTGAATGAAAACCAGGTGATCGAATGGGCGAACCCCTTTGCCGCCAGGATGTTCAACATGGAAACGTTAATCGGCGAAGAATTACTCAGCTTATCCGGCCAGTTCGAGTCTTTGGTGAAGAGTGAAACATCCGAGCATTCCCTTCTGACGGTTGGAGATCGCTCGTATAATACTTTTTATAAAGTGGAAGAAAAGCTTATTTATTTATTTGACGTGACGGAACAAGTGGAGATGGAATCGTTGTATGACGCGGATCGGACCGTGATCGGCATTCTGCTCGTCGATAACTACGACGAGGTTGCCCAGACGATGGACGACCAAACGCGAAGTCAGCTCAACTCCCTTGTCACCTCGCTCGTCAATGATTGGGCAACGAAGAATGGAATCTTCGTAAAACGGATCGCCTCTGATCGGTTCCTCGCCGTTTTCAATGAAGGGACGTTAGTGGTGTTGGAGAAATCGAAGTTTTCCCTGTTGGATGAAATCCGGGAAACGACTGCGAAACAGAGCACTTCCCTGACGCTCAGTATCGGGGTCGGAACGGGATCGGACTCCCTCATTGAACTCGGAGAACTTGCGCAATCCAGTTTGGACTTGGTGTTAGGCCGGGGTGGCGATCAAGTCGCCATCAAACGGTCCGACGGCAAGTTGAAGTTCTATGGAGGAAAAACGAATCCGGTGGAAAAACGGACGCGTGTCCGGGCGCGTGTCATCTCCCATGCGTTGCGCGATCTGATCCAAGGGAGCGACAAAGTGTTTGTCATGGGGCATCGGATGCCGGATATGGACGCAATCGGTGCATCCATTGGTGTCAGGAAGATGGCTCGCATGAATAATATAGAAGGATACATCGTCATCAATTTTAATGAGCTGGATGGCAGTGTCACGCGGTTGATGGATGAAATCGAAGGCGATCCGGAACTTTTCCGGCAATTCATCAGCCCGGATGAGGCATTGGGAATGATGACGAGCAAATCGCTCGTCATTGTAGTCGATACCCATAAACCGAGCATGGTCATTGAGGAACGGATTGTGGACAAGGCCGAGAAAATGGTCGTCATCGATCATCACAGACGCGGCGAGGAATTCATCAAAAACACGATGCTTGTCTATATGGAACCGTATGCCTCGTCCACTGCCGAACTCGTTACGGAATTGATTGAATATCAACCGAAACATGAAAAGCTGACGATGCTCGAATCAACCGCACTTCTGGCCGGCATCATTGTCGATACGAAGAGCTTTACGCTCCGTACAGGTTCGAGGACGTTTGATGCGGCATCCTATCTTCGGACAAACGGCGCGGACACGATACTTGTCCAGCGCCTTCTGAAAGAGGACATCGACACGTACGTCAAACGGTCGAAATTGATCGAGACCGTCGACTTGGACGACGATGGCATCGCCATTGCCACCGGTTCGGATGGGGTTGCCTACGGTTCGGTCTTGATTGCACAGACGGCCGATATATTGCTGACGATGCAAGGCGTGACGGCGTCGTTTGTCATTGCACCGCGTGCCGACGGTAAGATTGGGATCAGTGCCCGGTCTTTAGGCGAATTCAATGTCCAGTTGGTCATGGAAGAGCTGGGCGGCGGCGGGCATCTGACCAATGCGGCTTGCCAATTGGAAGTCGATTCGGTGGAAGAGGCCGAAGAAATGTTAAGGACAGTCATTCAAAATCATACGGAGAGGGGAAATTGA
- the yycF gene encoding response regulator YycF — protein MQDKTILVVDDEKPIADILEFNLKKEGFNVYCAYDGEQALEQVEEVKPDLMLLDIMLPKRDGMEVCREVRKKYDFPIIMLTAKDSEIDKVLGLELGADDYVTKPFGTRELIARVKANLRRHMKVVQEEQGESTNEITVGNLVIQPDAYLVLKRDETIELTHREFELLHYLAKHIGQVMTREHLLQTVWGYDYFGDVRTVDVTIRRLREKIEDTPSHPAWIVTRRGVGYYLRDPEQE, from the coding sequence ATGCAGGACAAAACGATATTAGTCGTAGACGATGAGAAGCCGATTGCCGATATACTCGAATTCAATCTGAAAAAAGAGGGCTTCAATGTATATTGCGCATATGATGGAGAGCAAGCGTTGGAACAGGTCGAGGAAGTAAAGCCTGACCTGATGCTCTTGGATATCATGCTTCCAAAACGCGACGGAATGGAAGTCTGTCGGGAAGTGCGTAAAAAATACGATTTCCCGATTATCATGTTGACTGCCAAGGATTCCGAAATCGATAAAGTGCTAGGGCTGGAACTCGGTGCGGACGATTACGTGACGAAGCCGTTCGGCACACGGGAACTGATTGCGCGGGTGAAGGCGAATCTGCGGCGTCATATGAAAGTGGTGCAGGAAGAGCAAGGGGAATCGACGAATGAAATTACGGTCGGGAATCTGGTCATTCAGCCGGATGCTTACCTCGTGCTGAAACGGGATGAGACGATTGAATTGACCCACCGGGAATTCGAACTGCTTCATTATCTGGCCAAGCATATCGGTCAAGTGATGACACGTGAACATTTGCTGCAAACGGTCTGGGGCTATGATTATTTTGGCGATGTCCGTACCGTGGACGTCACCATCCGCCGTTTACGGGAGAAGATCGAGGATACTCCGAGCCATCCGGCATGGATTGTGACGCGGCGTGGGGTAGGCTACTACCTGCGTGATCCGGAACAGGAGTAA
- a CDS encoding DUF3267 domain-containing protein: MDEQNIPDHIVELDLPKVAKFSMLLTGVALVLLFAVKVWIDKGFSIEITLWNTLLFIVGYVVLIVLHEGFHLLGFRIFGNVPWKRMVVGVNWKMGVAYATTDQLMTNRAIRKALLLPFWTTGVVPAIAGLAMSNGLLLGLAAFLIGGAAGDFAMYRELRKLPDEWLVKDDPEMPKLYLFRPESGIQRGHET; the protein is encoded by the coding sequence ATGGATGAGCAAAACATACCGGATCATATCGTGGAACTGGATCTGCCAAAAGTGGCGAAGTTCAGTATGCTGCTGACGGGAGTGGCCCTAGTTCTTTTATTCGCGGTGAAAGTATGGATCGACAAAGGATTTTCAATCGAAATCACGCTTTGGAATACGCTGTTATTCATCGTCGGTTATGTAGTATTGATCGTATTGCATGAAGGATTCCATTTGCTCGGATTCCGCATTTTTGGCAACGTGCCCTGGAAGCGGATGGTTGTCGGGGTCAATTGGAAGATGGGGGTCGCCTATGCAACAACCGACCAATTGATGACGAACCGGGCCATCCGAAAAGCATTGCTCCTGCCGTTCTGGACAACGGGAGTGGTGCCGGCCATTGCCGGCCTCGCCATGAGCAACGGCCTTCTGTTAGGGCTGGCCGCTTTCCTGATCGGCGGGGCGGCGGGGGACTTCGCCATGTACCGGGAACTGCGGAAGTTGCCGGATGAGTGGCTTGTGAAAGATGACCCCGAAATGCCTAAGCTGTATTTATTCAGACCTGAGAGTGGAATCCAAAGGGGACATGAAACATAA
- the ssb gene encoding single-stranded DNA-binding protein — translation MINRVVLVGRLTKDPELRYTQTGIAVVRFTLAVNRAFQNQSGEREADFINCVAWRKQAENIANFLRKGSLVGVDGRIQTGSFEGQDGKRVYTTEVVADSTQFLEPRNASANTERTGSYQQGAPSYGGQPQNNQPYYQPNQPQHQPSQQNYTRTDDDPFSAGGPIEVSDDDLPF, via the coding sequence TTGATTAACCGAGTTGTTTTAGTAGGAAGGTTGACCAAAGATCCGGAACTCCGTTATACGCAGACAGGCATTGCCGTTGTCCGCTTCACATTGGCGGTCAATCGGGCTTTCCAGAACCAGTCAGGTGAACGGGAAGCGGATTTCATCAATTGCGTTGCATGGCGGAAACAGGCCGAGAACATCGCGAACTTTTTAAGAAAAGGCAGTCTTGTCGGAGTGGATGGCCGTATTCAGACGGGCAGCTTCGAAGGACAAGACGGCAAGCGCGTGTACACAACCGAGGTCGTCGCCGACAGTACGCAGTTCTTGGAACCGCGCAATGCCAGCGCGAACACGGAAAGAACCGGATCTTACCAACAAGGCGCACCGTCGTATGGCGGCCAGCCGCAGAACAACCAACCGTACTACCAGCCCAATCAACCACAACACCAACCGAGTCAGCAGAACTATACACGTACCGATGATGATCCGTTTTCGGCAGGCGGTCCGATTGAAGTATCGGATGACGACCTGCCGTTCTAA
- the walK gene encoding cell wall metabolism sensor histidine kinase WalK, whose product MQKVGFFRSIHVKLVLIYVLLIMVAMQIIGLYFVQKLEQTLKDNFTNSITDKMNLVEFSVREELIKERSTDDPTLEQSLRTVLSGFNSDDINEIRVVNSRYRILATSVLDNQVMVGQRSLDDTIKRSIASESPYENIYYDENMRERIMVRAQPILFNGEVIGTLYVVSNIENVYQQIDEVTQILAGGTAFSLTITIIIGIFIAQTITRPISDMRRQAQAMAKGNFSRKVRVYGNDEIGQLAIAFNHLTNQLQESQSTTESERRKLASVLENMTDGVIATDRKGRVSLINDSALSMFRLTRDLVLNRPIASILGLEQEYTFEDLIQIKDSIALDFSTDERPYILRATFSVTQRETGFVNGLIVVLHDNTEQEKIDMERREFVSNVSHELRTPLTTMRSYLEALADGAWRNEEIAPSFLHVTQTETERMIRLVNDLLKLSRMDSQDYDLNQEWVDFNQFFNSIIDRFEFSKSQNVHFRRFLPSTELFVEIDPDKMTQVLDNIISNALKYSPDGGDIRFGLSLQGDFIKVMISDDGMGIPKENVNRIFERFYRADRARSRAMGGTGLGLAIAKEMIAAHGGEIWADSEEGQGTTIFFTLPFEQQEEGEWD is encoded by the coding sequence ATGCAGAAGGTCGGTTTCTTCCGTTCGATTCACGTCAAGCTTGTATTGATTTACGTATTGCTGATCATGGTTGCCATGCAAATAATCGGCCTTTACTTTGTCCAGAAACTTGAACAGACATTGAAGGACAACTTCACGAATTCCATCACCGATAAGATGAACCTGGTGGAATTCAGCGTGCGTGAAGAATTGATAAAAGAGCGTTCAACGGACGATCCGACACTCGAACAGAGTTTGCGGACCGTCCTTTCGGGGTTTAATTCGGATGATATCAATGAAATCCGGGTCGTCAACTCCAGATACCGCATCCTGGCGACATCGGTCTTGGATAATCAAGTGATGGTCGGGCAACGATCGTTGGATGACACTATCAAAAGATCGATTGCATCCGAATCACCCTATGAGAATATCTACTACGATGAAAACATGAGGGAGCGGATCATGGTCCGGGCCCAGCCGATCCTGTTTAATGGCGAAGTGATCGGCACATTATATGTAGTTTCGAATATCGAGAACGTCTATCAGCAGATTGATGAAGTCACTCAGATCCTTGCGGGCGGAACCGCGTTTTCACTGACCATTACGATTATCATCGGCATTTTCATCGCCCAGACGATCACGCGGCCGATTTCCGATATGAGGCGTCAGGCACAGGCGATGGCAAAAGGGAATTTCTCACGCAAGGTGCGGGTGTATGGGAATGATGAAATCGGTCAGCTGGCGATCGCGTTCAACCATTTGACGAACCAGTTGCAAGAATCCCAGTCCACGACGGAAAGCGAGCGTCGGAAACTGGCGTCCGTCCTTGAGAACATGACGGATGGCGTCATTGCGACCGACCGGAAAGGACGCGTCAGCCTGATTAATGATTCTGCTCTATCCATGTTCCGCCTGACACGCGACCTCGTGCTCAATCGCCCGATTGCGAGCATCCTTGGGCTGGAACAGGAGTACACGTTCGAAGATTTGATTCAAATCAAGGATTCCATCGCACTGGATTTCAGTACGGATGAAAGACCGTATATTTTGCGGGCAACATTCTCCGTCACACAGCGGGAGACCGGGTTTGTGAACGGGCTGATTGTCGTGCTCCATGATAATACGGAACAAGAAAAAATCGATATGGAACGCCGGGAATTCGTCTCGAACGTCTCCCATGAATTGCGTACGCCGCTGACGACGATGCGCAGTTATTTGGAAGCATTGGCGGACGGGGCTTGGCGGAATGAGGAGATCGCCCCCTCTTTCCTCCACGTAACGCAGACGGAGACGGAGCGGATGATCCGATTGGTGAACGACTTGCTGAAGCTTTCTCGGATGGACAGCCAGGACTATGACCTGAACCAAGAGTGGGTGGATTTCAACCAGTTTTTCAATTCCATCATCGACCGCTTCGAATTCTCCAAATCGCAAAATGTGCATTTCCGCAGATTTTTGCCTTCCACTGAGCTGTTTGTCGAAATCGATCCGGATAAGATGACGCAAGTCTTGGACAATATCATCTCAAACGCGTTGAAATATTCACCGGACGGCGGAGATATCCGGTTTGGTTTGAGTTTGCAAGGTGACTTTATCAAAGTGATGATTTCAGACGATGGGATGGGCATCCCGAAAGAGAATGTCAATCGTATTTTCGAAAGGTTCTACCGTGCGGATCGCGCCAGATCGCGGGCGATGGGCGGCACGGGCCTTGGCTTGGCCATTGCTAAGGAAATGATCGCTGCCCATGGCGGCGAGATTTGGGCGGACAGTGAAGAAGGACAAGGGACGACGATCTTCTTCACACTGCCATTTGAGCAACAAGAGGAAGGTGAATGGGATTGA
- the dnaB gene encoding replicative DNA helicase codes for MDQMIDRVPPHNNEAEQSVIGAIFLEPQALITAAEILMPEDFYRIAHRKIFDTMIGLSDKGQAIDVVTVTEELSAKKELEDVGGISYLTELANAVPTAANIVHYAKIVEEKALLRRLIRVATSIVEDGYTREDEVEALLSEAEKKMMEVSNRKNAGDFRHIKDVLVETYDNIELLHTRKGEVTGIPTGFRDLDKITAGFQRNDLIIVAARPSVGKTAFALNVAQNVATKTDENVAIFSLEMGAEQLVMRMLCAEGNIDAQVLRTGNLEAEDWRKLTMAMGSLSNAGIFIDDSPGIRINEIRSKCRRLQQEHGLGMIMIDYLQLIQGSGRSGENRQQEVSEISRSLKALARELKVPVIALSQLSRGVEQRQDKRPMMSDLRESGSIEQDADIVSFLYREDYYDKETENQNMIEIIIAKQRNGPTGTVTLAFAKEYNKFVNIDWSQHAPAAY; via the coding sequence ATGGACCAGATGATCGATCGCGTCCCACCACATAATAACGAAGCGGAACAGTCGGTCATCGGAGCAATTTTCCTTGAACCGCAAGCGCTCATCACAGCGGCGGAAATCCTCATGCCCGAAGATTTCTACCGGATTGCGCATCGGAAAATTTTCGATACGATGATCGGCTTGAGTGATAAAGGCCAAGCCATTGACGTCGTTACGGTAACCGAAGAATTATCGGCCAAAAAAGAACTGGAGGATGTCGGCGGCATCTCTTATTTGACGGAGCTGGCCAATGCCGTTCCAACCGCTGCCAACATTGTCCATTATGCAAAAATTGTAGAAGAGAAAGCTTTGCTGCGCCGTCTGATCCGGGTCGCCACTTCCATTGTCGAGGATGGCTACACAAGAGAGGATGAAGTCGAGGCGCTTTTATCCGAAGCGGAAAAGAAGATGATGGAAGTCTCCAACCGCAAAAATGCGGGTGATTTCCGTCATATCAAAGACGTGTTGGTCGAAACATACGACAACATCGAGCTGCTCCATACACGTAAAGGGGAAGTGACCGGGATTCCGACCGGATTCCGGGATCTGGACAAAATCACCGCCGGTTTCCAGCGCAATGACCTGATCATCGTTGCCGCCCGCCCCTCCGTCGGGAAGACGGCGTTCGCATTGAACGTGGCACAAAATGTCGCTACGAAGACGGACGAGAATGTGGCCATCTTCAGTTTGGAGATGGGCGCCGAGCAGCTCGTCATGCGGATGCTTTGTGCGGAAGGCAATATCGACGCGCAAGTGCTGCGGACCGGAAACTTGGAGGCGGAAGACTGGCGGAAGTTGACAATGGCTATGGGGAGCTTATCCAATGCGGGGATTTTCATCGATGACTCCCCCGGTATCCGGATCAATGAAATCCGATCCAAATGCCGACGTCTTCAGCAGGAACATGGCCTTGGCATGATCATGATCGACTATTTGCAGTTGATTCAAGGAAGCGGCCGTTCCGGAGAAAACCGCCAACAGGAAGTCTCCGAGATTTCCCGTTCCTTGAAGGCTCTTGCCCGTGAGTTGAAAGTGCCCGTCATTGCGTTGTCCCAGCTGTCCCGTGGCGTGGAACAACGTCAAGACAAGCGTCCGATGATGTCGGATTTACGGGAGTCGGGAAGTATCGAGCAAGATGCCGATATCGTTTCGTTCCTGTATCGTGAAGACTATTATGATAAAGAAACAGAGAATCAGAATATGATTGAAATCATCATAGCCAAGCAGCGGAACGGTCCGACTGGTACTGTAACACTCGCCTTTGCGAAGGAATATAACAAGTTTGTCAATATCGACTGGAGCCAGCATGCACCAGCAGCTTATTAG
- a CDS encoding YybS family protein, which produces MPDNARKITYGAMMIALFAVLLAVSLYVPFIGNVTMLFIPLPILLYRLTYDRASSLLVTFAGVLLSMLVGGLFLVPLAFILGLIGFVIGETVKLGRSKLYIFMASALSLLITTILMYVGAVFLFQFNFVEELFRILREMQDQMMETMRTFGGLPEGYEQMMESTFTMYENTIPAIFILGIFSIAFILVTLNLAVARRLRHEVPKFPPFRNMKLPFITAVVYGILILITLFVKMEPGSDLYLMTMNATIILRVLFLLQGISLIHYYMYTMKVPKAVTGLLTVLALLLSPITTFLGIIDTGVNIRAWIGRDKTK; this is translated from the coding sequence ATGCCAGATAATGCAAGAAAGATCACATATGGGGCGATGATGATTGCACTCTTTGCAGTCTTGCTTGCGGTCTCTCTCTATGTGCCCTTTATCGGAAATGTGACGATGCTCTTCATCCCGTTGCCGATCCTGTTATACCGGCTCACCTATGACCGGGCATCGTCCCTGCTCGTTACGTTTGCAGGTGTGCTGCTGTCGATGTTGGTCGGGGGGCTCTTCCTGGTTCCGCTCGCTTTTATCCTCGGCCTGATCGGTTTCGTGATCGGGGAAACTGTCAAGCTGGGAAGATCGAAATTATATATCTTCATGGCATCCGCTTTGTCTTTACTGATTACTACTATCCTTATGTATGTAGGGGCCGTGTTCTTATTCCAATTCAACTTTGTGGAGGAACTGTTCCGTATTCTCCGCGAAATGCAAGACCAAATGATGGAAACGATGAGGACGTTCGGTGGACTGCCGGAGGGCTACGAGCAGATGATGGAATCGACATTCACCATGTACGAGAACACCATCCCGGCCATTTTCATCTTGGGGATCTTTTCAATCGCCTTTATCCTGGTCACCTTGAATCTGGCGGTGGCTCGGCGTCTGCGGCATGAAGTCCCGAAGTTTCCGCCATTCCGGAATATGAAGCTACCCTTCATCACGGCGGTCGTTTATGGAATTCTGATCCTGATCACCCTTTTTGTCAAAATGGAGCCGGGTTCCGACCTCTATTTGATGACGATGAATGCGACCATCATCTTACGGGTCCTGTTCCTGTTGCAAGGAATTTCGCTGATCCATTACTATATGTATACGATGAAGGTCCCGAAGGCTGTGACTGGGCTGCTGACGGTTCTGGCGCTATTGCTGAGCCCGATAACGACGTTTCTTGGAATTATAGACACGGGTGTGAATATCCGCGCTTGGATCGGAAGAGACAAGACAAAGTAA
- the rpsF gene encoding 30S ribosomal protein S6 — protein MRTYEIMYIIRPTVEDEAKKALIDRYDEILTSNGAEIIESKEWGKRRLAYEIDDLHEGFYQLVKVNAGTEAIDEFTRLANINEDILRHMAVRLEK, from the coding sequence ATGAGAACGTACGAAATCATGTACATTATCCGCCCAACGGTAGAAGATGAGGCGAAAAAAGCATTGATCGACCGTTATGATGAAATCCTTACTTCGAATGGAGCGGAGATCATCGAGTCGAAAGAGTGGGGCAAGCGCCGTCTTGCATATGAAATCGACGACTTGCATGAAGGTTTCTACCAACTTGTAAAAGTGAACGCAGGAACTGAAGCAATCGATGAGTTTACACGTCTAGCGAACATCAACGAAGATATCCTTCGTCATATGGCTGTTCGCCTTGAGAAATAA
- the rplI gene encoding 50S ribosomal protein L9, which produces MKVIFLKDVKGTAKKGEIKEVSPGYAQNFLFKNNVAVEATPGNLSKLEGQKKRAAQDAAEELKEAQALKEKLDNITVEMKAKSGEGGRLFGSITTKQIAEALNKSEGIKVDRRKMELPDAIRALGYTNVPVKLHPEVTATLKVHVTEE; this is translated from the coding sequence ATGAAAGTGATTTTCTTGAAGGATGTAAAAGGGACAGCGAAGAAAGGCGAAATCAAAGAAGTGTCTCCTGGCTACGCGCAAAACTTCCTGTTTAAAAATAATGTGGCTGTAGAAGCAACTCCAGGGAACTTAAGCAAGCTGGAAGGGCAGAAAAAGCGTGCCGCCCAAGACGCTGCTGAGGAGTTGAAAGAAGCTCAAGCCTTAAAAGAGAAGCTGGACAATATCACTGTTGAGATGAAGGCGAAATCGGGAGAAGGCGGACGCCTCTTCGGATCGATTACAACGAAGCAGATTGCGGAAGCTCTCAATAAAAGCGAAGGCATCAAAGTGGACCGCCGGAAAATGGAATTGCCGGATGCCATCCGTGCGCTTGGTTATACGAATGTCCCGGTGAAACTGCATCCGGAAGTGACGGCAACTTTGAAAGTCCATGTAACCGAAGAATGA